The genome window CTTCCGATCAATGTTCATCGTACTTTCCGCAGCCGGCAAATCAGGTTATACCATAGGACTGCGCCCGCGAGCTAGCGAGCGCGAATCGGTGGAAAACACGCCGTCCGGCTATCTTCTCCCACGTTGATAGGGGATGGCACAACAGGGCGGCGATCACCGCCGATACTCGGCCAGCAGGCTCTCCCACTTCCCCTGAGCTTTAAGGATCAGCTCGATGGCTTCGCGGACAGCTCCCTGCCCTCCCTGGACGCGCGTCACGTAGTGGGCGGCTTGCTTGACTTCCTCAACGGCATTGCAGACGGCGATGGCCAGACCGGCGCGTCTCATCGGAGGCAGGTCGGGCAAATCATCGCCGATGTAGGCGACATCTTCATTGGTCACCGCTTCCTCGGCGAGCACGGCAGAATAGGCTTCCAGTTTGTCCTTCACATCCTGATAGAGGTGGTGCACGTGAAGTTCGGCCGCCCGGCGTTCGAGCGCGCGCGAACGCCGAATGGTGATGATCCCCGTGTGCAATCCGGCGCGGGCCGCGAGTTTCAGCCCCTGCCCATCGAGCGCGCTGAAGAACTTGATCTCATCCCCCTCGGGGAGAAGGATGATGCGTCCGTCGGTGAGAACGCCGTCGCAATCCATCAGAATCAAGCGAACCCGTTCGGCCCGACGTCTCAGCTCGGTGTCGCCGATCATAGTCCTTCCTCTT of Blastocatellia bacterium contains these proteins:
- a CDS encoding HAD hydrolase family protein — encoded protein: MIGDTELRRRAERVRLILMDCDGVLTDGRIILLPEGDEIKFFSALDGQGLKLAARAGLHTGIITIRRSRALERRAAELHVHHLYQDVKDKLEAYSAVLAEEAVTNEDVAYIGDDLPDLPPMRRAGLAIAVCNAVEEVKQAAHYVTRVQGGQGAVREAIELILKAQGKWESLLAEYRR